A region of Myxococcus stipitatus DSM 14675 DNA encodes the following proteins:
- a CDS encoding PKD domain-containing protein — MSRLPRRLLVTALTLFTLPAWAQATNVALGKPSSASSVHANGYPTQYGHAKAFNGILNTEDRWASAAVPASTSPEWLEVDLQGIHRLDSLTLHSGRDTTVGQQMLDFELLHRAALTDTFQLIPGAAITNNTQPAWTLTLAQPLETRYVRLQCKRAPTDGLCRVRELQAIGERLANQPPTANAGPDTGIVLPVQTSVQLQGTASDSDGTIATYQWDQVLGASTAVLGNANTPTVSISGLTQGGLHVFRLTATDNGGRSASDTVSVMVHPGTVAPDARAGKLHVWSRGGTYDTAVFLPIDFGAIPGKKYPLVLSLHGRGGITLTADHTQVNSNPEGFIRQLIPGKPLINTYPAVVIAPNAPRIGAPLDSYFNAALTHALVLEAINLYSIDPDRVTMTGLSFGGAGVIDQMQQYRSTYAGGMPLAFTTPTATPLCALADFPIWAAGNRGDGTFNAWKWTNPTDGYTTLMRQCTNYTGELQVTVMDGNTHSGWDEFWSRPDAQTWLVSQVR, encoded by the coding sequence ATGTCCAGGCTCCCCCGGAGACTCCTCGTCACCGCGCTGACGCTGTTCACCCTTCCCGCGTGGGCGCAAGCCACCAACGTCGCGCTCGGCAAGCCGTCCTCCGCGTCATCCGTGCACGCCAACGGCTATCCCACGCAGTACGGCCACGCCAAGGCGTTCAACGGCATCCTCAACACCGAGGACCGCTGGGCCTCCGCCGCCGTCCCCGCGTCGACGAGCCCCGAGTGGCTGGAGGTCGACCTCCAGGGCATCCACCGCCTCGACAGCCTCACCCTGCACTCCGGCCGGGACACCACCGTCGGTCAGCAGATGCTCGACTTCGAGCTGCTCCACCGCGCCGCCCTCACGGACACCTTCCAGCTCATCCCCGGCGCGGCCATCACCAACAACACCCAGCCTGCCTGGACGCTCACGCTCGCCCAGCCCCTCGAGACGCGCTACGTGCGACTCCAGTGCAAGCGCGCCCCCACCGATGGCCTGTGCCGCGTCCGTGAGCTGCAAGCCATCGGTGAGCGGCTCGCCAACCAGCCGCCCACCGCCAACGCGGGCCCTGACACGGGCATCGTCCTCCCCGTCCAGACGTCGGTCCAGCTCCAGGGCACGGCCAGCGACAGCGACGGCACCATCGCCACCTATCAGTGGGACCAGGTCCTCGGCGCGTCCACCGCGGTCCTCGGCAACGCCAACACGCCCACCGTGAGCATCAGCGGGCTCACCCAGGGCGGCCTCCACGTCTTCCGCCTCACCGCCACGGACAACGGCGGCAGGTCGGCCTCGGACACCGTCAGCGTCATGGTGCATCCGGGCACCGTCGCGCCCGACGCACGCGCGGGCAAGCTGCACGTCTGGTCGCGCGGCGGCACCTACGACACCGCCGTGTTCCTCCCCATCGACTTCGGCGCGATTCCCGGGAAGAAGTACCCGCTCGTCCTCTCCCTGCATGGCCGAGGCGGCATCACGCTCACCGCGGACCACACCCAGGTGAACTCGAATCCCGAGGGCTTCATCCGCCAGCTCATCCCCGGCAAGCCGCTCATCAACACCTATCCCGCCGTCGTCATCGCGCCCAACGCGCCGCGCATCGGCGCGCCGCTGGACAGCTACTTCAACGCCGCCCTCACCCACGCCCTGGTGCTGGAGGCCATCAACCTCTACTCCATCGACCCCGACCGGGTGACCATGACGGGCCTGTCTTTCGGAGGCGCGGGGGTCATCGACCAGATGCAGCAGTACCGGAGCACCTACGCCGGCGGAATGCCCCTGGCGTTCACCACGCCGACCGCCACGCCGCTCTGCGCGCTGGCGGACTTCCCCATCTGGGCCGCGGGCAACCGGGGCGATGGGACCTTCAACGCGTGGAAGTGGACCAACCCCACCGACGGCTACACGACCCTCATGCGCCAGTGCACCAACTACACCGGCGAGCTCCAGGTCACCGTGATGGACGGCAACACCCACAGCGGCTGGGATGAGTTCTGGAGCCGCCCCGATGCGCAGACCTGGCTCGTGAGCCAGGTCCGCTAG
- a CDS encoding alpha/beta hydrolase family protein, protein MLAGAGLFVGGVAITAGTRRVMEPESKEVQGLNPRTDAWYDLRLSGDGLMDNQLLWFLGHATHGQSDVGDVLETARRIQPGDEKSWFAEWRKTATRVHQHATAAEAKGHRVTAGQAYARAANYYRAATIHYTNREDPALMEVTRAAASTFEKSNGLLGFDIQPMDIPYEGSSLPAYFVRSPYAKPSAPVILLHQGLHAWPEETKWVWEGARRRGYHVLFFHGPGQGRALREKNLSFRPDWEKAVSPVVDAAERISGVDPQRILLMGLSFGGALAPRAVAFEQRVALCIANPGVLSWWEQHTEHFNRFLPGALSLLKSHPEAFDEAIQGLASRWPTADYWLKDVYWKHGARSPSELFRKLEEFTNEAIVERIRCPVLIMDGEAEDVSPGQSRKLYDALRGPKHLMTFTQAEAAPLHCQAASAALAEERLFDWLDENV, encoded by the coding sequence GTGCTGGCGGGGGCCGGGCTCTTCGTCGGCGGAGTGGCCATCACGGCGGGCACGCGGAGGGTGATGGAGCCCGAGTCCAAGGAGGTGCAGGGCCTCAATCCCCGGACCGACGCCTGGTACGACCTGCGCCTGTCGGGGGACGGGCTGATGGACAACCAGCTGTTGTGGTTCCTGGGGCATGCGACGCATGGCCAGTCGGACGTGGGGGACGTGCTGGAGACGGCGCGGCGCATCCAGCCCGGGGACGAGAAGAGCTGGTTCGCGGAGTGGAGGAAGACGGCGACGCGGGTGCATCAGCACGCCACCGCCGCGGAGGCCAAGGGCCACCGGGTGACGGCGGGGCAGGCGTATGCCCGCGCGGCCAACTACTACCGCGCCGCGACGATTCACTACACGAACCGCGAGGACCCGGCGCTGATGGAGGTGACGCGGGCGGCGGCGTCCACCTTCGAGAAGTCCAACGGGCTCTTGGGGTTCGACATCCAGCCGATGGACATCCCCTACGAGGGCTCGAGCCTGCCGGCGTACTTCGTGCGCTCGCCGTACGCCAAGCCGAGCGCTCCGGTGATTCTGCTCCACCAGGGACTGCACGCCTGGCCGGAGGAGACGAAGTGGGTGTGGGAGGGAGCGCGCAGGCGCGGCTACCACGTGTTGTTCTTCCATGGTCCGGGGCAAGGACGGGCGCTGCGGGAGAAGAACCTGAGCTTCCGGCCGGACTGGGAGAAGGCCGTGAGCCCGGTGGTGGACGCGGCCGAGCGCATCAGCGGAGTCGACCCCCAGCGCATCCTGTTGATGGGCCTGTCGTTTGGAGGAGCGCTGGCGCCTCGGGCGGTGGCGTTCGAGCAGCGGGTGGCGCTGTGCATCGCCAATCCGGGGGTGTTGAGCTGGTGGGAGCAGCACACCGAGCACTTCAATCGCTTCCTGCCGGGAGCGCTGTCGTTGCTGAAGTCCCATCCGGAGGCGTTCGACGAGGCCATCCAGGGGCTCGCCAGCCGTTGGCCCACGGCGGACTACTGGCTGAAGGACGTGTACTGGAAACATGGCGCGCGCTCGCCCTCGGAGCTATTTCGCAAGCTGGAGGAGTTCACCAACGAGGCCATCGTGGAACGCATCCGCTGCCCGGTGCTCATCATGGACGGCGAGGCGGAGGACGTCTCCCCGGGCCAGTCGCGCAAGCTGTACGACGCGCTTCGCGGCCCCAAGCACCTGATGACCTTCACCCAGGCCGAGGCCGCGCCCCTGCACTGCCAGGCGGCCTCCGCGGCGCTCGCGGAAGAGCGGCTGTTCGACTGGCTCGACGAGAACGTGTAA
- a CDS encoding SRPBCC domain-containing protein — MPTGLTADGSYQAGARRTMDLTAQDAWRNWAEAQGLGRWLSQARTALKEGEKTTLQDGTQVLAVRVRPPSLLRIRLSRADWPHPRTAQLRVLAAARGSTVALHMEGLPDAQARAEYIEHWNAALTGAPQATATKAASAPKAASAKKATETKKATSAPKAASAKKATSAPKADSAKKATSAPKAASAKKAASAPKAALAKKTTAAKKAALAKKTAARKSTGKKSSAR, encoded by the coding sequence ATGCCCACAGGACTCACGGCGGATGGCAGCTACCAGGCGGGTGCCCGTCGCACGATGGACCTCACCGCGCAGGACGCGTGGAGGAACTGGGCCGAGGCCCAGGGCCTGGGTCGTTGGCTATCCCAGGCGCGGACGGCGTTGAAGGAGGGCGAGAAGACCACGCTCCAGGATGGGACCCAGGTCCTCGCCGTTCGGGTGCGGCCCCCGTCCCTGCTGCGCATCCGCTTGAGCCGCGCGGACTGGCCCCACCCGAGGACCGCGCAGCTCCGCGTCCTCGCCGCCGCGCGAGGGAGCACCGTCGCGCTGCACATGGAGGGACTCCCCGATGCACAGGCTCGCGCTGAGTACATCGAGCACTGGAATGCCGCGCTGACCGGGGCGCCCCAGGCCACCGCGACGAAGGCAGCCTCGGCACCGAAGGCGGCTTCCGCGAAGAAGGCCACCGAGACAAAGAAGGCGACCTCGGCACCGAAGGCGGCTTCCGCCAAGAAGGCGACCTCGGCACCGAAGGCTGACTCCGCGAAGAAGGCGACCTCGGCACCGAAGGCGGCTTCCGCGAAGAAGGCTGCCTCGGCGCCGAAGGCCGCTCTCGCGAAGAAGACCACCGCAGCGAAGAAGGCCGCTCTCGCGAAGAAGACCGCCGCTCGCAAGTCGACGGGGAAGAAGTCCTCGGCGCGCTGA
- a CDS encoding methyltransferase, with product MQAIPAPAFLFNLCAGYFAPRCLHLVAQLGVADVLGSTPLSSEELARATGAHADTLHRMMRMLASNGVFERRGNGWAHTDYSEHLKVSHPHSLRSFVLMMGNDLNWNAAGALGVTLRTGETAAEVVSPGGLWPYLRARPEDARIFDAAMISKSHMAIGAVLQGLDFSRYEHVADIAGGRGHILSAILDATPRAQGTLFDLPDVVANSLTHPRMKRHPGDFFVGPLPRADAYLVSNILHDWLDPQAISILRHIRAVAPPHAELLVLEMMLPEGPEPHPAVVMDLIMLSLAGGRERTQGQYDALFAEGGFKLDRIISTQSPYSILVGKVA from the coding sequence ATGCAAGCGATTCCAGCCCCGGCGTTTCTGTTCAACCTTTGCGCCGGATATTTCGCGCCCAGGTGTCTGCATCTCGTGGCGCAGCTGGGTGTGGCGGATGTCCTGGGGAGCACACCCCTGAGCTCGGAGGAGTTGGCACGGGCCACGGGGGCCCATGCGGACACCCTCCACCGGATGATGCGGATGTTGGCCTCGAACGGGGTGTTCGAGCGGCGGGGCAACGGCTGGGCGCACACGGACTACTCCGAGCACCTGAAGGTGAGCCACCCCCACTCGCTGCGCTCGTTCGTGCTGATGATGGGCAATGACCTCAACTGGAACGCGGCGGGGGCGCTGGGCGTCACGCTCCGGACGGGAGAGACGGCGGCGGAGGTGGTGTCGCCGGGCGGGCTCTGGCCGTACCTGCGGGCACGCCCCGAGGATGCGCGCATCTTCGACGCGGCGATGATCAGCAAGTCCCACATGGCCATCGGCGCGGTGCTCCAGGGGCTGGACTTCAGCCGCTACGAGCACGTCGCCGACATCGCGGGAGGCCGAGGCCACATCCTCTCGGCGATTCTCGACGCGACGCCTCGCGCGCAGGGCACGCTGTTCGACCTGCCGGACGTGGTGGCGAACTCGCTGACGCACCCGCGCATGAAGAGGCACCCGGGGGACTTCTTCGTGGGGCCGCTGCCTCGCGCCGACGCGTACCTGGTGAGCAACATCCTCCACGACTGGCTGGACCCGCAGGCCATCTCCATCCTCCGGCACATCCGGGCGGTGGCGCCTCCCCACGCGGAGTTGCTGGTGCTGGAGATGATGCTGCCGGAGGGACCGGAGCCGCATCCCGCCGTGGTGATGGACCTCATCATGCTGTCGCTGGCGGGAGGCCGGGAGCGAACGCAGGGCCAGTATGACGCCCTGTTCGCGGAAGGGGGCTTCAAGCTGGACCGCATCATCTCCACCCAGAGCCCCTACTCCATCCTGGTGGGCAAGGTGGCGTGA
- a CDS encoding NAD(P)H-dependent flavin oxidoreductase → MWTETRVTRTLGVRLPLVQGPFGGGMSSTKLAAAVSEAGGLGSFGANHLDGARIEATIRELHGLTSRPFSINLWVPLEGERELRPSPEEFQASVERLKPWFDELGVPLPAYPSAFAPDYEEQVEAVLAMRPAVFSFIFGVPSARILEACRARGIITVGTATHVAEGLALDQAGVDLIVASGSEAGGHRACFLRPVEEAPATTALVPQLVDQVRTPVIASGGIADGRSVAMALALGAEGVQVGTAFLACEESNASDAYRRALRNPEAARATTLTRVFSGRYARGIRNRFMKELTPQERDIPPYPIQNWLTQPMRQAASRQGREDLMSLWAGQNAPLIRHSRAAELVDFLEKDTTRVLGRLAAL, encoded by the coding sequence ATGTGGACCGAGACACGAGTCACGCGGACGTTGGGAGTCCGGCTCCCGCTGGTGCAGGGCCCCTTCGGCGGGGGCATGTCGTCGACGAAGCTGGCCGCGGCGGTGTCGGAGGCCGGAGGGCTGGGCTCGTTCGGCGCCAACCACCTGGACGGCGCCCGAATCGAGGCCACCATCCGGGAGCTGCACGGGCTCACCTCGCGCCCGTTCTCCATCAACCTGTGGGTCCCGCTGGAGGGGGAGCGTGAGCTGCGGCCGTCGCCCGAGGAGTTCCAGGCCAGCGTGGAGCGGCTGAAGCCCTGGTTCGATGAGCTGGGGGTCCCGCTCCCCGCGTACCCCTCCGCCTTCGCCCCGGACTACGAGGAGCAGGTGGAGGCGGTGCTCGCGATGCGGCCGGCGGTGTTCAGCTTCATCTTCGGCGTCCCCTCGGCGCGCATCCTGGAGGCCTGCCGGGCCCGGGGCATCATCACCGTGGGCACGGCGACCCACGTGGCGGAGGGCCTCGCGCTGGACCAGGCGGGGGTGGACCTCATCGTCGCCTCGGGCAGCGAGGCCGGAGGACATCGCGCCTGCTTCCTGAGGCCCGTCGAGGAGGCTCCCGCGACGACGGCGCTGGTGCCCCAATTGGTGGACCAGGTGCGCACGCCCGTCATCGCCTCGGGAGGCATCGCGGACGGCAGGTCGGTGGCCATGGCCCTGGCGCTGGGCGCGGAGGGTGTGCAGGTGGGGACCGCCTTCCTCGCCTGCGAGGAGTCCAACGCGAGCGACGCCTACCGACGGGCGCTGAGGAACCCGGAGGCCGCTCGCGCCACGACGCTGACCCGCGTCTTCTCCGGCCGCTACGCGCGCGGCATCCGCAACCGCTTCATGAAGGAGCTCACGCCCCAGGAGCGGGACATCCCGCCCTACCCCATCCAGAACTGGCTCACCCAGCCCATGCGGCAGGCCGCGTCCCGGCAGGGGCGCGAGGACCTGATGTCCCTGTGGGCCGGACAGAACGCGCCGCTCATCCGGCACTCGCGCGCCGCGGAGCTGGTCGACTTCCTGGAGAAGGACACGACCCGGGTCCTGGGTCGGCTCGCCGCGCTCTGA
- a CDS encoding right-handed parallel beta-helix repeat-containing protein: MIRRLGVLSLVACVASGCVDDRPGPMEEPPKSDCEAFGRYGPEGTTFTLPGPDANGELYVPDVQKRFPQVDWRTLDRLYIPAGRYTLINLGNLPDRAADRRLVITNIGGQVVLRPNAGSKQGYLWAVNGGSNWVLTGRYDPVSGTGHVDFPGHRCGEYATSRERYGISSDDIFLSGGHMGLGIGDAHSFEVEYLEITRAGFAGVRINRAAGSDGKVPPLNDIQLHDLYIHDTASEAIYFGSTQGAPTPLGARVKVYNNRLVRTGTEALQIQNLGDGSEIHHNVFAFGGIDWRAAFAGYQDNNSQAQVRGGRIRFHHNVFVGGAGSLLNFFAQPEPGDAPLDVEFSDNYFADTLSLGIWFGGTTGTEARFLWERNAFRGLDFGYQAVYPAARDPEVVLAKADTLKSPITLKENQWEGSRKLFAGLTGGSGTAGTVMATGNVNGPVTPLTFVSTGLPEGTATRQLERWAARATLAPNTPEVTYAAGALVMHDGRLFRARTQNTNKVPPDNAAVWEVLPLPVDDLRTAPGTEWAQRGIGLLDVAR, from the coding sequence ATGATTCGCCGCCTCGGTGTCTTGAGTCTCGTTGCTTGTGTCGCCTCGGGCTGTGTGGATGACCGGCCGGGGCCCATGGAGGAGCCCCCGAAGTCGGACTGTGAGGCGTTCGGCCGGTATGGGCCGGAGGGCACCACCTTCACGCTGCCGGGGCCCGACGCGAACGGCGAGCTGTACGTCCCGGACGTGCAGAAGCGCTTTCCCCAGGTGGACTGGCGCACGCTGGACCGGCTCTACATCCCCGCGGGCCGCTACACGCTCATCAACCTGGGCAACCTGCCGGACCGCGCGGCGGACCGGCGGCTGGTCATCACCAACATCGGGGGACAGGTCGTCCTCCGCCCCAACGCCGGGAGCAAGCAGGGGTATCTCTGGGCGGTGAATGGGGGCTCGAACTGGGTCCTGACCGGCCGGTATGACCCGGTCTCGGGCACGGGGCACGTGGACTTCCCCGGGCATCGCTGTGGCGAGTATGCGACGTCGCGCGAGCGCTACGGCATCTCGAGCGACGATATCTTCCTGAGCGGCGGCCACATGGGGCTGGGCATCGGGGACGCGCACAGCTTCGAAGTGGAGTACCTGGAAATCACCCGTGCGGGCTTCGCGGGCGTGCGCATCAACCGCGCGGCGGGGAGCGACGGCAAGGTGCCGCCCCTCAACGACATCCAGTTGCACGACCTCTACATCCACGACACGGCGAGCGAGGCCATCTACTTCGGCTCCACGCAGGGCGCGCCCACGCCGCTGGGCGCTCGGGTGAAGGTCTACAACAACCGGCTGGTGCGCACGGGGACGGAGGCGCTCCAGATCCAGAACCTGGGCGATGGCTCGGAAATCCACCACAACGTCTTCGCCTTCGGGGGCATCGACTGGCGCGCGGCCTTCGCGGGCTATCAGGACAACAACTCACAGGCCCAGGTGCGCGGGGGCCGCATCCGCTTCCACCACAACGTCTTCGTGGGGGGCGCGGGCTCGCTGCTCAACTTCTTCGCGCAGCCGGAGCCGGGGGACGCGCCGCTGGATGTGGAGTTCTCGGACAACTACTTCGCGGACACGCTGTCGTTGGGCATCTGGTTCGGGGGGACGACGGGGACGGAGGCCCGGTTCCTCTGGGAGCGCAATGCCTTCCGAGGACTCGACTTCGGCTACCAGGCTGTCTATCCGGCCGCGAGGGACCCGGAGGTCGTCCTCGCCAAGGCGGACACCCTCAAGTCCCCCATCACGCTGAAGGAGAACCAGTGGGAGGGGTCTCGCAAGCTGTTCGCGGGGTTGACGGGGGGAAGTGGCACGGCGGGGACGGTGATGGCCACGGGCAACGTGAATGGCCCGGTGACGCCGCTGACGTTTGTCTCCACGGGGCTGCCGGAGGGGACCGCGACGCGTCAGCTCGAGCGGTGGGCGGCGCGTGCCACCCTGGCGCCCAACACGCCCGAGGTGACGTACGCGGCGGGGGCGCTGGTGATGCACGACGGGCGGCTCTTTCGGGCGCGGACCCAGAACACGAACAAGGTGCCTCCGGACAACGCGGCCGTGTGGGAAGTGTTGCCTCTGCCCGTGGATGACCTGCGCACCGCGCCGGGCACCGAGTGGGCCCAGCGCGGCATCGGCTTGCTCGACGTCGCGCGGTAG
- a CDS encoding bestrophin family protein, translated as MVEYDPHRWWSYFHYLKGSMVREIVARVMVCVLWSVGVTAFHYHVRSVAIPATVHTLAGLSLSLLLVFRTNSSYDRFWEGRKLWGGIVNETRNLARAAGVFLGGNPALYAALVRWTAAFPFASASSLRGRASLGPLAKDLPPDEVSEVLHSQHVPFAVSRKMSALLDEGRREGRYPEYVQMQLDQNVQLLVDYLGGCERIRKTPIPFAYVMHLRRALLVYCYTLPFALVDAFGGLTVLATFLVAYVFFGIEEIGVEIEDPFGHDDNDLPLDQICNTIHGNLSALIPAQPPQPEAPPAD; from the coding sequence ATGGTTGAATACGACCCGCATCGCTGGTGGAGCTACTTCCATTACCTCAAGGGCTCGATGGTCCGCGAAATCGTGGCCCGGGTCATGGTGTGCGTCCTGTGGTCCGTGGGCGTCACCGCGTTCCACTACCACGTCCGCTCGGTGGCCATCCCCGCCACGGTGCACACGCTGGCGGGGCTCTCGCTGAGCCTCCTGCTCGTCTTCCGCACCAACTCTTCCTATGACCGGTTCTGGGAGGGGCGGAAGCTGTGGGGCGGCATCGTCAACGAGACGCGCAACCTGGCGCGGGCCGCGGGGGTCTTCCTCGGTGGGAACCCCGCGCTCTACGCCGCGCTGGTGCGCTGGACGGCCGCCTTCCCGTTCGCCTCCGCGTCGTCCCTGCGAGGCCGGGCGAGCCTGGGGCCGCTGGCGAAGGACCTCCCCCCGGACGAGGTGTCGGAGGTGCTGCACAGCCAGCACGTGCCCTTCGCGGTGTCGCGGAAGATGAGCGCCCTCCTGGACGAGGGGCGCCGCGAGGGCCGCTATCCCGAGTACGTGCAGATGCAGCTGGACCAGAACGTCCAGCTCCTCGTCGACTACCTCGGAGGTTGTGAGCGCATCCGCAAGACACCCATCCCGTTCGCGTACGTGATGCACCTGCGCCGCGCGCTGCTCGTCTACTGCTACACGCTGCCGTTCGCGCTGGTGGATGCGTTTGGCGGGCTGACGGTGCTGGCCACGTTCCTCGTCGCGTATGTGTTCTTCGGCATCGAGGAGATTGGCGTCGAAATCGAGGACCCCTTCGGCCACGACGACAACGACCTGCCGCTGGACCAGATCTGCAACACCATCCACGGCAACCTCTCCGCGCTGATCCCCGCGCAGCCGCCCCAGCCGGAGGCGCCTCCGGCCGACTGA
- a CDS encoding serine hydrolase domain-containing protein produces MRSDSSASSPALELLREETRRYVRGYRSASLCAGLTVRGEHHVLPLRGEGTPPAENALYFLGTLTQVFTGSLLSLLAEGGRARLDMPLSEVIPRPLLPDPDAGTVTLEQLARHTSGMPYLPPNLNVAAANPEDPFGHYSANLFGDFLRSYHPDSLPPRPTSPSLLGMGVLGHALSRRAGLNYGHALRDWLFTPLKLTDTSMRVTDELAPRLLPGHSARGKKLAPWTFPALPGAAGLHSTVPDLLRFLDACLGGGGGDEALSKSLKRTWDSGAAPGMGLGWSLSQFQGHTIAWSSSVMGGYVGFMGLAPAANAGVVLLSDTAWSWFSAFRNRVPLEAPGFALLSRLLAESGAR; encoded by the coding sequence GTGCGTTCCGACTCCTCCGCGTCCTCCCCGGCCCTCGAGCTCCTGCGGGAAGAGACCCGCCGCTACGTGCGGGGCTATCGCTCCGCCTCGCTGTGCGCTGGACTCACCGTGCGCGGAGAACACCACGTGCTCCCCTTGCGCGGAGAGGGGACTCCCCCCGCCGAGAATGCCCTGTACTTCCTGGGGACCCTGACCCAGGTCTTCACCGGCTCGCTCCTGAGCCTCCTCGCGGAGGGAGGCCGTGCGCGGCTCGACATGCCGCTGTCAGAGGTGATTCCCAGGCCGCTCCTCCCGGACCCTGACGCGGGCACCGTCACCCTGGAGCAGCTCGCCCGGCACACCTCCGGGATGCCGTACCTGCCTCCCAATCTGAACGTCGCGGCGGCCAACCCCGAGGACCCCTTCGGCCACTACTCCGCGAACCTCTTCGGCGACTTCCTCCGGAGCTACCATCCGGACTCGCTCCCTCCGCGCCCCACCTCGCCGTCCCTGCTGGGCATGGGCGTCCTGGGCCATGCGCTCTCACGCCGCGCGGGCCTCAACTATGGCCACGCGCTGCGGGACTGGCTGTTCACGCCCCTGAAGCTGACGGACACCTCCATGCGGGTGACGGACGAGCTGGCGCCGCGGCTGCTTCCGGGGCACTCCGCGCGAGGCAAGAAGCTGGCTCCCTGGACCTTCCCCGCGCTGCCCGGCGCCGCGGGGCTCCACTCCACCGTGCCGGACCTGCTGCGCTTCCTCGACGCCTGTCTCGGAGGCGGCGGCGGTGATGAAGCCCTGTCGAAGTCCCTGAAGCGGACATGGGACTCAGGAGCGGCCCCCGGAATGGGGTTGGGTTGGTCCCTGTCCCAATTCCAAGGCCACACCATCGCGTGGAGCTCCTCGGTGATGGGGGGCTACGTCGGCTTCATGGGGCTGGCGCCCGCGGCGAACGCCGGGGTCGTCCTGCTCTCCGACACCGCCTGGTCCTGGTTCTCCGCGTTCAGGAACCGAGTCCCCCTGGAGGCGCCCGGCTTCGCGCTCCTGTCCCGGCTCCTCGCGGAGTCAGGCGCGCGGTGA
- a CDS encoding TetR/AcrR family transcriptional regulator — MGTKEQDAQERILRATIICIERDGLDATGIREIAREAQVNSAAISYYFRSKEKLIAQALEATLDQAFGHVLMDFDKLVAEGLSIREAFETLLEDIAGNLGRYPRIAHAHFHDALVHQRYDGAAIHRLNAFLEELSRKLAPATTHLTEDKRRIALVQLWSSVSLMSMAPRTFDQFILLDFHTLETRRTWVKQSLRLLFPA; from the coding sequence ATGGGAACGAAGGAGCAAGACGCCCAGGAGCGAATCCTCCGGGCCACCATCATCTGCATCGAGCGGGATGGCCTGGATGCGACGGGCATCCGGGAGATTGCCCGCGAGGCCCAGGTCAACAGCGCGGCCATCAGCTACTACTTCCGCAGCAAGGAGAAGCTGATTGCCCAGGCGCTGGAGGCCACGCTGGACCAGGCCTTCGGGCACGTGCTGATGGACTTCGACAAGCTGGTCGCCGAAGGGCTGTCCATCCGCGAGGCCTTCGAGACGCTGCTCGAGGACATCGCGGGGAACCTGGGCCGCTATCCCCGCATCGCCCATGCGCACTTCCACGACGCGCTGGTGCATCAGCGCTACGACGGCGCGGCCATCCACCGCCTCAATGCGTTCCTGGAGGAGCTGTCGCGAAAGCTCGCCCCCGCCACGACGCACCTCACGGAGGACAAGCGGCGCATCGCGCTCGTGCAGCTCTGGTCCTCCGTGTCGCTCATGTCGATGGCGCCGCGCACGTTCGACCAGTTCATCCTCCTGGACTTCCACACGCTGGAGACGCGGCGCACGTGGGTGAAGCAGTCGCTGCGCTTGCTGTTTCCCGCATGA